Proteins from one Mycobacterium sp. EPa45 genomic window:
- a CDS encoding FHA domain-containing protein yields MQGLVLQLTRAGFLLLLWLFIWSVLRILRNDIYAPTGAVMVRRGLALRGALLPSRQQRHAARYLVVTDGALAGTRITLGSQPVLIGRADDSTLVLTDDYASTRHARLSPRGSEWYVEDLGSTNGTYLDRAKVTTAVRVPIGTPVHVGKTVIELRP; encoded by the coding sequence ATGCAGGGGTTAGTACTGCAGCTGACGCGCGCCGGCTTCCTGCTGTTGTTGTGGCTGTTCATCTGGTCGGTGCTGCGCATCCTGCGCAACGACATCTACGCACCCACCGGCGCGGTGATGGTCCGCCGGGGCCTGGCGCTGCGCGGTGCTCTGCTGCCGTCCCGCCAGCAGCGGCATGCCGCACGTTATCTCGTGGTCACCGACGGGGCGCTGGCCGGCACCCGGATCACGCTGGGCAGCCAACCGGTGTTGATCGGGCGCGCCGATGACTCCACGCTGGTGCTGACCGACGATTACGCCTCCACCCGGCACGCCCGGCTGTCGCCGCGCGGTTCCGAGTGGTACGTGGAAGACCTAGGATCGACCAACGGCACATACCTCGACAGGGCGAAGGTGACAACCGCAGTACGCGTTCCGATTGGCACGCCGGTACACGTCGGCAAGACGGTAATCGAGCTGCGCCCGTGA
- a CDS encoding DUF3662 and FHA domain-containing protein, translating into MSNQRGLVQRIERRLENTVGDAFARVFGGSIVPAEVEAALRREASAGVQTLPRDKFLAPNEYVITLSASDFAKVSADRDLTTDTFAKHLGGYIREQGWQTYGELVVRFEQSPNLHTGQYRARGVVNPDADPHPSRATTAPPESNQAYTAEPGVPAMSNDPTYRGDQGQGRPGDDYYDERYSRPQDEQRGAPEQRPPYPPEQGGYAPPPNEGYGQRPGYPEQGGYGGGQGYGGQGYEQRPPAGGYSGPGYDQGQGYDQGYRQGPPPGYGGQGYGPPQGGGYPPQGPPAGDYDYGRGPGRHEDAGYGRPEPRPAYPDQGGYPEQGGYGQPGGGYGRPDYGQPDYGQPAGRGYEQGGYEQGGRDYDYGQPAGGGYGGYAQPPAQGDYPSTGHAVTLQLDDGSGRTYQLREGANVIGRGQDAQFRLPDTGVSRRHLEIRWDGQVALLSDLNSTNGTTVNNAPVQEWQLADGDVIRLGHSEIIVRVH; encoded by the coding sequence ATGAGTAACCAGAGAGGTCTGGTTCAACGCATCGAGCGCAGACTCGAGAACACCGTGGGTGACGCGTTCGCTCGGGTGTTCGGCGGATCGATCGTCCCCGCGGAGGTGGAAGCCGCGCTGCGGCGGGAAGCCTCTGCCGGTGTACAGACACTTCCACGCGACAAGTTTTTGGCCCCCAATGAGTACGTCATTACCCTCAGTGCATCTGACTTTGCGAAGGTCAGCGCCGATCGTGATCTCACCACGGACACTTTTGCCAAACACTTGGGCGGCTACATCCGTGAACAGGGATGGCAAACGTATGGTGAGCTGGTCGTTAGGTTCGAGCAGTCGCCGAATCTGCACACCGGCCAGTACCGTGCGCGCGGCGTCGTCAACCCTGACGCCGACCCCCACCCGTCCCGAGCCACAACCGCCCCGCCAGAATCGAACCAGGCGTACACCGCAGAACCAGGAGTACCAGCGATGAGCAACGACCCCACCTACCGAGGCGACCAGGGTCAGGGGCGGCCCGGCGACGATTACTACGACGAGCGCTATTCGCGGCCGCAGGACGAGCAGCGCGGCGCCCCCGAGCAGCGCCCTCCCTATCCGCCCGAGCAGGGCGGCTACGCTCCGCCGCCCAACGAGGGGTACGGCCAGCGGCCGGGTTATCCCGAGCAGGGCGGCTACGGCGGCGGCCAGGGCTACGGCGGCCAGGGCTATGAGCAGCGCCCACCGGCCGGTGGCTACAGCGGCCCGGGCTATGACCAGGGCCAGGGTTACGACCAGGGCTACCGTCAGGGACCGCCCCCGGGATACGGCGGCCAGGGTTACGGCCCGCCGCAGGGCGGCGGTTATCCCCCGCAGGGTCCGCCGGCAGGTGACTATGACTACGGCCGCGGCCCCGGTAGGCACGAGGATGCCGGCTATGGTCGCCCCGAGCCCCGGCCCGCCTACCCCGATCAGGGTGGATACCCAGAGCAAGGTGGCTACGGTCAGCCGGGCGGCGGCTACGGCCGCCCGGACTACGGTCAGCCGGACTACGGTCAGCCGGCTGGCCGCGGTTACGAGCAGGGCGGCTACGAGCAGGGCGGTCGCGACTACGACTACGGCCAGCCCGCCGGTGGTGGCTACGGCGGATACGCACAGCCGCCCGCCCAGGGTGATTACCCGTCGACCGGGCATGCGGTCACCCTGCAGCTCGACGACGGCAGCGGACGCACCTACCAGCTGCGCGAAGGCGCCAACGTCATCGGCCGCGGCCAGGACGCCCAGTTCCGGCTGCCCGATACCGGCGTCTCGCGCCGGCATCTGGAGATCCGGTGGGACGGCCAGGTCGCGCTGCTGTCGGACCTGAACTCCACCAACGGGACCACGGTGAACAACGCCCCGGTGCAGGAGTGGCAGTTGGCCGACGGAGACGTCATCCGGCTGGGGCACTCCGAGATCATCGTCCGCGTTCACTGA